The segment CTTGGCAAAATCGATCAGTTCCTCAAAGGTGTCGGGCGGTTCCTTCATCAATGCCTTGTTGTAAAGAAGGGCGATGCTCTCCGTGTTGCGGGGCAGGCCGTAGAGTTTGCCGTCATACTGCATGGCCTGAATGGTGGATTCGTTGAACTGATCCGTCACCTTCTCCTCCACCTCGATGGGTTGGATCAGGCCTTTGATCACCGCCTCCCCGATCCGGTCGTGAGGCCAGGTGACCACATCGGGTCCTTTGCCGTTGGGGCCGTCCAGTGTCAGCTTCTCCTGCTGTTTCAAGATGTCCACATCGACCACTTTCACCTGGATGCCCGTCTTCTTTTCATACTCCTTCGCCATCTTGCGGGTATGTTTCAGATGATTGGCATCCTTGTTCTCCCAGATCACCAACTGTTTCGGTTTCTCTCCCTTGCCCGCCTCTGTTCCGGCGGTGCCGCCCTCCCGCTGGGGACCGCAACCCGCCAACAGACCGGCGGTCACCACTCCCGCCAGGGACAGTGACAACCACTTTTTCCACTTCATCCCGTTCAACCCCCTCTTCAAGATGTGCAATCGTTTGCGCAAATGAGATAAAAAAAAGCAGACTTTCTCCTTAAACATATGGCAAATCGTTTGCACTATATTATATTTCACCCTCCCTCCCGATTTTCCTCCCCAGGAAACAAAAAAATTCCCGGGACCCGGGCTCACCGGCATGTTCTCCTTCCGTCAACCCGGGTGATCCCTTCAATGGCGGACAGGATCCGTGCCCGGGTGGGCTTGTCCTGCTTGGATAGGAATTTCACTGCCTGCCGCTTGAGGACTGTCCTATAAGCCAAGCTCACGCTTCGCTTCCTCCAGGGAGACATACCCCTCGTCACCGTCCATCTGTTCCTGCTCTTCATTATTCAGAGGGATATCCTCCGGCTCGGATTGGCGGGCTTTCTCGTAGAGGGATTTAATCAAGTCCTGTTTATCGATCTTCCGGATCAGCACTTCATCTTCTCCGGCCACAAACAGTAATTGCTCGCCTTGTTTCAGATTCAACTTCTTCCGGATTTCGCGAGGGATTGTGATTTGACCCTTCGATGTCATGGTACCGATTCCGACAGGATTCTTCATGGTTTTCTATCCTCCATCGGTAATTAGCAAGAAATGTAATTAGCTTCTTAAAAAACCATCGTATCATGGAAGGAACCGGCAATCAAACCTCAGATTCCTCGGCCGTTCCGCATCCTCATCTTCCGCCCATCATCGATTTCCAACTATTCCGTTACAGGGGCCAGCCCAAAGATAGACAACCGCCCCCGGTCCATGCCGTGGGGCGGTTTCTCCCTTCTTCATTCCTCCCGGAAGGCTCTCCTTTCCTTCGGTCCCGCGATCCCGTGCAGGAGGACATCGGCCATCCAGGCCAGTTCCTCCTCTTCCTTCCCTTGCACCAGCAATTCCGGCACCAGGTTTTTGGTCAGAATGTAGCCTCCCCCGATGGAGACCAGACTGCGGGCGATGACGTGGGTGGGCAGGTCATCCCGCAGCCGTCCCTCCCGCTTCCACTCTTCAATCCGTTCCGATATCACTTGATAGAAAGCCCGGGCCACATGTTCTTGCAAAGCCACGCGCAATTCCGGCTGAAACAGGCTTTCCACCAGGATGATCTTCACCCGTTTCCAGTTGCGCTCCATCAGATCCACCCGATCGGCATATATCTCCCGCATCAACTCCTCCAGGGGCTTCTCCTGATCCAGGATCTTCAGAACCGGACGCAGCAGGTAGGGTGTGGCCACCCGGGAGATGGCGGGGATCACCAGATGCAGAAGCAATCCTTTCTTGGAGCGGTAATGCTTGAAAATCGTCGCCTCCGCCACCCCGGCTTTTTCGGCGATGGCATAGGTGGAGGTTCCTTCAAATCCCCGTTCCGAAAAAATATGCAGGGCTGCTTCCAGAATCCGTTTCTGTTTTTCTGTTTCCTTATCTTTTTTATCCAGGTTGAGTCCGTACTCATCGGCGACGAGCCGGATCCATTCCTCCCATGTCTTATCTGGTTCCGTCACGTGGCGACTCCTCTCCGATCATATGAATAAAGATCTCTTCCAGGGCGGGGCGCTCCCTGTCGAGGGATGATTGATTGCGACTGCGCAATTGGGCAACGGTACCTTCCATGATCAACCGGCCCCGGCTCATCATCGCCACCCGGTCACACCGTTCCGCTTCGTCCATGTAATGGGTGGTCACCAATACCGTCATCCCCTCTGCCGCCATCCCGTAGAGCAGGTCCCAGAAACCCCGCCGGGTGATGGGGTCCACTCCGCTGGTCGGTTCGTCCAGGATCAAGAGAGAGGGGGAATGGACCGTGGCCGAGGCAAAGGCAACCTTCTGCTTCCATCCCCCGGGCAGGGAACTCACCTGCTCCCGCCGGATCTCCCACAATCCGAAACGATCCATCCTCTCTTCCACCTGTCGGTGGACCGAATCCACTGTGTAGACCCCGGCAAAAAAACGAAGGTTCTCCTCCACGGTCAGATCGGGATAGAGAGAAAACTTCTGGGACATATAGCCAAGCCGGTCCCGGATGGCCTTCCGCTCCTTGAGCATATCATAACCCAACACGGTCCCCTTGCCCTTGGTGGGCGGAAGAATTCCGCAGATCATCCGGATCAGGGTGGTTTTTCCCGCTCCGTTGGCACCGATCAGGCCGCAGATCTCCCCTTTGTCCACCTCCAGGTGGACCCCGTCGACGGCAGTGAAGCTCCCGAAGCGCTTGGTCAGGGATTCCAGCCGGATCACCATGGTTCTTCCCCCTCTCCATCCTCCATCAGATACCGGGTGAACACATCCTCCCAACTGGGAGACTCCTCTCCCACCGCTCCCGTCCCCTCTTCCCGTGCCCATTTCTCCAACATCCCTCGGACAGCCTCCGCCTCCCTGGTCCAGACCACCAGGTCCGTCCCCCGGGAATACGCTTCCGCCACCGTCGACTCTCGACGGAGGCGCGGCAGCCATTTTCCCCGCACGCCTCCTGCATCGTGAACCACCCACACCCGGTAGGGAAAAGAGTGCCGGTACACATGGGGCTCTTCATCGGCGAGGAGCCGCCCCCGGTAGAGGAGCATCACCCGGTCGCAGTGGCGCGCTTCATCCAGATACTGTGTCGACACCAGGACACGGGTCCCTTCCCGGGCCACCCCTTGGATCAATCGCCACACTTCCCGCCGGGACAGAGGATCCACCCCGTTGGTGGGTTCATCCAACAGGAGCAGATCGGGACGGTGCATCACCGCGGCGGCGATGGCCAGCTTTTGCTTCATCCCGCCGGAGAGGGAACCGGCCCTCCGGTCTGCAAACCGGTCCAGGTCGGTCCAGCGGAGAAGCTCATCGATGCGCTTTTGCCTCACTTCCCGGTCCAATCCGTTCAACTGTCCGTAAAAGTGCAAGTTCTCCGCCACGCCCATCTCCTCATACATGGCAAAGGTCTCCGGGACATATCCGAGCCGAATCCTTTTCTCCCGCAGAATCTTTCCCTCTGTGGGTGCCAGCAGACCTGCCGCCAGTTTGATCAGCGTCGTCTTCCCGGCGCCGTCGGGACCGATCAGGCCGTGAATCCGGGCTTCTCCCAGGGTGAGGCCGATTTCCTTGAGGGCGGTTTTTTCCCCGTAACGTTGGGTCACTTCCTGCAAGCGGATCATGTACCTTCCCCCTTATCCCAGGTTGCGGCGGAAGCGGAGGGCGGCCACCCCGAGGAACAGGACGGCATAGACCGCCAGCACCGACACTTCCATCGTATAGTCGAAGGGGTTGGCCCCTTTGAGAAAGACATCCCGGCTCACCGGCAGGAAGTAGGTGAGCGGCATCAACCAGGAGATCCAACGGATTCCCCAGGGCATCGCTTCCAAGGGAAAGATAAAACCGGACAGAATGATCTGTGGCACCAGGGTGAGCACCGCCAACTGCATCGCCTGCTGCTGGTTTTGCGACACGGACGACACCAACAGCCCCATCCCCAAGGATCCCAACAGGAAGAGAAGGGAGACCACCAGGAAGGGCAGCACTTCTCCCCTGAAGGGAACGTCAAACAGTTGAATTCCCACAGCGAATACCAACAGGAAATCCACCACCGCGATCAGAAAGTAAGGGATCAGTTTCCCCACCATCAGCTCAAAGGAGCGCAAGGGGGTGACCACCAACTGCTCCAGGGTGCCCCGCTCCTTCTCCCGGACGATCCCCAGAGCGGTCATCAGTGTGGTGATGAAGATCAAAACCAGGCCCACCAGCCCGGGGATCATATAATTGACGCTCCGGATGTCCGGATTGTAAAGAACCTCCACCTCCGGCTTCATCCGCTCCGGATCGGGGAATTGTTCCTTGATTTTCTCAACCCGCTCCTCCATGCTTTCCTTCGCCTGCCGTTCCATTCCCTTCGCCCACTCGTTTTGGAAGCGCTCCAGCGCCTGGGGCGGCATCATTCGCTCCAATTGGGCCCACATGGGAGTTTGGGACAGGTCGATGGCAGGGGTGGCCCCTTTCTGCAAACTTTGCTCCAACTCTTCCTGTAACCGGTTCATGTTCCCCTTTTGCACATCCAGCAGAAATTCATTCACCTTGCGCAAAGAGGATTGGGCGGTGAACAGGCGGCTTCCGTCCACCTGCACCTGAAGCGTCTCCTCCTTTGCTCGCGGCAATCCGGTGTATCCCTGTGGGATCGTGATCACCACATCGGTGCTTCCCTGCTTCAAATCCTCCCTGCCCTCGCTCACGGTCACGATCCCTTCCAGCGAGAAATCCTTCTGGTTGCGGATCTGCCGGATCAGTTCCCGGCTGTCCCCGTTGTCGGCGTGATCCACCACGTCCACATGGATGGTCTCAATATCGAAATTGACCGCATAACCGAAGGCCACCAGCCACAGCACCGGCAGCAACACCATCATCGCCAGCGTCCGCCGATCCCGGCGCATCTGGATAAACTCCTTCCGAATCAAGGCGCCGATCCGTCTCCACATCTTCTCCGCCTCCCATTTGGAGTGAGTGATTACTCACTATCAATTTACGGCGGCACCCGATGCCCTGTCAATAAAAAAGTGAGTGATCACTCCCTTGGATTCCGGTTCTCGTGAAGGAAAAATCCCGACCGGCCGGTATAATGGAGATAACGGTTTCGGAAAAAGGATGGGGAGGTGAGCAGATGAGACCGATCCGGGTCATGGAGTACGTCAAAAAAGCGATGAAAGAACTGGGATACAGCGACCGGGAAATCCTGAAGGTCACTGAAAAAGTGATCCACCTGGCCATCGATGATATGGAACGGGAACAAGAGGAGGCCAGACAAAAACTGCTGGAAGTCGGCAGGAAACAAAGGGGAAACGAAAGTTCCGACCGTTGACCCTTTTGGAGAAGCGGAAGCGAACCGGGCTGGCCAGCGGACCCCTTCCACTTCTCCAGTTCGTTTGAACAGGCACCAACCTCTGGGTGATTCCTCATCCAACAACGGGATTTCCCTCTGTTTCGTCATAAGGATATACCCCGGGATCTTCCTGTCACAAATGATGATTTTTTTGATAGAGAGGTCTTCGGGGGAGAGATATGATATACTGTCCATAATTAGATGATTATTTAAATATCTAATTTAAAGGATGATGACGATGATCCAGATCAAAGACTTACAGAAATCCTTTGGCTCCCAAGTTGTCATCAATTCAATATCATTTGAAATTCAAAAGGGAGAGATTGTGGGGTTGCTCGGACCCAACGGCTCCGGGAAAACCACCTTGATCCGTCTCATGAACGGGATCATTCGTCCCGATGGGGGAACCATTGTGGTGAATGGCCTCACACCGGGGGAAGAAGGAGACCGGATCCGGGCCATGAGCGGTGTCCTGACGGAAGAAGCCGGGCTGTATGAAGACATGACCGGACTGGAGAACCTTCAGTTCTTTTCCTCCCTTCACGGGTTGGATCCCCAGGATGCCTCTATCGAAGACCTGTTGGAATCTTTTGGTCTGACCCCTCATCGCGACAAGAAAGTCCGCGGATACAGCACCGGCATGAAGAAACGGCTCAGTCTGGCTCGGGCCCTGCTCCATCGGCCTTCCCTCCTTTATCTCGACGAACCGACCAACGGCTTGGACCCTGAAGGGATCCGATTCGTCCTGGATTCCATCGTAAAACTGAATCGCCGGGAGGGCACGACCATTCTGATCAGTTCCCACATCCTGTATCAACTGGAGTCCGTCTGTGATCGATACTTGTTCATCGAAAACGGCGTTCTGATTGAGCAGGGAAGAAAAGCCGAACTGGAGGAGCGTCACCTCGGGGAAGTCCGATTGCGTGTGGAAACTCCCCTTTCCCCCCGTGAATCCAGCTTCGCAGGGTATCCATTCCAGCGGACGGGAGATCGGGAACTCCTCTTTACTTTACCGGACAAAAGCCGGATCCCGGAGCTTTTGAAATCTATTCTGAAAGAAGCCGACCTGTATACCGCCCACATCGAAAACCGCAATTTGGAAAGTTTGTACTTCACCATCAGGAGGGACTCCCATGAAGGAGAATAAAGCGATTTGGGCCATCACCCGCAAGGATATGAAAGCCGTCACCTCCAACATCCAAGTCTGGCTTCCGATGCTGGTGGTTCCGCTGATCCTGGGTGTGATCCTGCCCGTTGCCGCCGTCTGGGGAATCCGCATGTTCGGCCTGGAGAGAGCGGGAAACATCGGTTTCTTGCTTCAAACCCTCAACGATCTCCCCGAGGGAGCCCTCCGGGACCGGATGACGTCCCTTCACACCGTGGACCAAAAAGTCATCTGGTTCGGCGCCAACTATATGTTTGCTTCCCTGTTCCTGCTGATCCCTGTCATGGCCTCCAGTGTGATCGCAGCCAACAGTTTCGTCGGTGAGAAAGAACGGAAAACCATGGAGAGTCTGCTGTACACTCCGATCTCCACCACTTCGATCTTTATCGGCAAACTGCTCTCCGCCCTGATCCCGTCTCTGCTCATTTCCTTCGTAACCGCTCTGCTTTACGGTATCTTTATCAATCTGAGCGCATACCCGCTCTTCGGGGAATTGATTTTTCCCACTTGGAACTGGGTGTTACTGTTACTATGGGTGATCCCTCCGCTCAGCCTGGCCATCATCTTTCTCAATGTGTTCATTTCGGCAAAAGTGGATACCTTTCAAGCTGCCTACCAAATCGGAGGTGCGGCGGTACTTCCTTTCCTTGCCTTGATCACCTCGCAGGTGACGGGAGTCCTCATTCTGAGTCCGCTCGTTCTGCTTGTGCTCGGGGCGGTGTTGATCCTTTTGGACATCTTCCTGATCCGCATGTCCACTCACTGGAGCAGCCGCGAAAAACTTGCTGGCACTCATTTGTAATCCTGATCGCATCCGGCAGGAATCCGCCCACCGGGCTGGCCTCATTCCCATCCTGTTGCAAACCTCCGCGACCCGGGGGGAACCGGATGTTCCTCACTACACCATAGACAGACTGGAGGACCTGATCCCGCTGACGGATTCTTTTTGCCGGGATGGGAGCAGACTAAGTCCCGGGAATCCCGATGAAACGGAGGCATATTCATGAAAAACGGAACCCGGCAAATCACTGTCGAAATTCCCGGGGAGCTGGACGACAAGCTGGAGAGCATCCTCCGGCACAGCAACCGGCGGGAGCTCCCCGAGGGGCCACCGGCGACCAAGTCCGGGCTGGTCCAAGATGCGCTCAACCTGTGGGTGGAGGATTATATCGCCAAGTTTGAGGATCCCCAGGACTGAACAAGTGAAACACCCCTACCACTGTGGGTAAAGGGGTGTCCACCGCATGAACCACCCCCGACCGTTGCATCCTATACGGGTAGGGGGTGGTTTCATGTTGCAGATATATCGGACGGGGACCGGCGGTAAGCTGACGGAGGTGAACAAAGCCGGGAGAGGTTGCTGGATTTCCCTGATCGATCCCACGGAAGAAGAGATCCGGCAGGTGGTCGCGGAGTGGAATCTGCCGCCCCATGTGATCCGGGACCCGCTGGACATCAACGAACGGTCCCGCATCGAACGGGAAGGGGATGCGCTTCTGGTCATCGTGGACATCCCCATCGATCGGGAGACCGACTCTCCCGAGGAGCGGTACGGGACGATTCCCTTAGGTGTGGTGGTGCACGAAGAGGTGTTCATCACGGTCTGTCTCCGGGATAACCCCATCCTGCAGGATTTCATCCGGGGACGTGTCCGGGAATTTTTCACGTACAAAAAGACCCGGTTTGTGTTGCAACTCCTTCGCCGCATGGCCCTCTATTATCTGGAGGACCTCAAAAAGATCAATCAAAAGACCGATGACATCGAAAAGGAGTTGCAACAATCCCTGAAGAACAAAGAATTGTTCACACTGCTCAGCCTGGAGAAAAGTCTGGTCTATTTCATGACCTCTCTGAACAGCAACAACCTGGTCATGGAAAAATTGCTGCGCAACCGCTATCTCCCCATGTTTAAAGAGGATGAAGACTTGTTGGAAGACACGTTGATCGAGATCAAGCAAGCCCTGGAGATGAGCCAAATCTACAGCTCCATCCTGAGTGGAATGATGGACGCCTTCGCATCGGTCATCTCCAACAACCAGAATCATGTGATGAAAGCCCTCACCTCCATCACCATCATCCTGTCCGTCCCCATCATGTTGGCCAGTCTGTACGGGATGAACGTCCCCCTGCCTTTTCAGGAGAATCCTCAAGCCTTCGCCGCCATTCTTTTTCTCTCCCTGTTCCTCTCTTTTCTGACGGCCCTCATCTTCTGGAAAAAACGCTTCTTTTGACTTAGGGTGTATCTGATAAATCTCTGGGCCGAGCCGGTCGGGATGGGGTTTCACATGACCTTTTCGTTGTTCTGACGATCCAAAATCACTCCATGTGAAACCCCACCCTCCCTCTCTTACTCTCACAACGTCTCACATTCCACGGAAAATTGAATTGATCTGCCACGCCCTAACACAGCTTCACCAGTTTGCGGATCGTGCCCGTCACTTCTCTCTTCCCCTCTGCAAAACGACTGTCCTGCTCCCTTAATCGCAGGGGAAGCCCCTGTTTGGGAAACAGGGTGATCCCCAACTCATAATCGACCCGGGTCCCGGGTGGAATTTCGAAGCGGAACCGTTGCACCAGCAGGGAGAGAATCACCTTGATCGTCTGGGTGGCAAAGGAAGCTCCGAGGCACATGCGCGGACCTGCCGAAAAGGGCAGATATTCGTAAGGAGAGGGTCGGAGGTGCTCCCAGCGTCCGGGCCGGAAGCACTCCGGTTCCCGATACAGTTCCGGAGAGTGATGGGTGTGAAAAGGACTGTAGATCACTTCAGTTCCCGCCGGAATTTCATACTCCCCCAACCCGGTTTCCCGGGCAGCGATCCGCCATCCCAGAGAAGCCGGGGGCAGGATACGCAAGCTCTCTTTCACAGTCAGATCCAGCAGGGACAACCTCCCTATCCGCTCCGCCGGGGGCGCTTCCCCGCCCAGGTGACCCTGTAATTCTTCGTGGAGATCCGATAGAACCGCCGGATGGTTGACCAGCAGAAACAAGCTCCAGGTCACCGCATTGGCGGTCGTTTCATATCCCGCCATCAGCATGGAAAAGCCATGGCCCACCAGTTCCTCTTCGCTCAATCCCTCCCCCTGTTCATCCCGGGATGCTTTCAACAAGCTCAGTACACTCCGGGGTGGCCCCCCGGAATCGGGAGCCTGGATGATCTTTCGGATCTCTTGTTCAATAATCTCCGCCTCCTCGCAAATCCGGTGCAGAGGAGACCCCGGCAAATTGGGAGACCAGGTTTTCCCCAGATTGGGCAGTCGCTTCAGCCACTCCTCTGTCAACGCGGCAAGTTCCGGCACCGAGGACGAATCCACCCCGAAGAAGGTCTTCCAGACCACCTGCAGAACCAGGCGCTTCATCTCCAGTTCCACATCCACCACTGTCTCCGGTTTCCACCCGCCGATAAAGTTCTCGACAACTTCCCCCGTCACCCGGCAAAAGGCCTCCACACTCTTCCTGTGGAAGGGGGGCCACACCAACTGCCGTTGCCGCCGATGTTCCGCCCCGTTGTAACTGAACAGTCCGGTGGTGATCCGTCTCAACGCCTCCGACCCCCGGGGCAACAGGGAGGCGATCAAGGAGGCGGAATGGAAGGTGTCCGCTTCCCGCAGAATCTTCTCATTTTGCCTGGGGCCAAATGCAAAGATTGTCCCGGGGCAGTCCGGGTTATGGACATACAAACTGTCGTTTCCTCCCCGAACCAGTGCTGTCACATCCCCGTACTTCCGCCGTGCCCGGGACATGTATTCCAGGGGATCCGAGGAAAAATGGAGAACGTTTGCCACCGAGTCCCCTCCTCTCGACGGGGATGGACCGGGGATCGATCGATAATCGGCCATGAAAGTACCTCCCGAGGTGTGAGATGTGTTTCATTTATATGAATCGTTCCATGAAAAAAACCGGACATTTCCGCCCGGTGCTAAATCCACTTTATTTCTAAACCGCCAGTCCCCTGCTGACAGAGCGTGCCTCCAACCGCTTCACCCAGAACAGAATGACCGCGCCCATCAGGCTGGAGAATCCAAACAACAGATACGTCCCCGAGATCCCTGTCCAATCGGAGATCATCCCGCCGAACAAAGTGAAGACGGAATTCCCCAGGCCGGTACCCGCTGCGGCATACAGTGAGATCGCCGTGGTCCGCACCTCCCGGGGAGCGAGATCCCGCACGTACTGCAAAGAGGCGGGAATAAACAGCCCCACGGACAAACCCTGGCTGACCGTGGTCAAATACACCCAGGTGATGGAGGGTTCCATCGTATAGAACAGCCAGCGTGCACCGGACACCAGAGCGGCGAACAACGCCAACGCCAACGCCCCCCGACGGCGAATCCAGTGACCCGCCATTCGCATAAAGGGGGCTTCACTCCCCGCCGCCAACAGAAATCCCAGTCCCACGCCGGCCACAGTTCCGCCCAGGTCCTGAACGAGGAGGCCAAAATAGACGTTGTTGGCATGAACCGGCCCGTAAATGAGAAAAGTGGCCAACAGAAACAGGTTAAACCGGCGCAGACGGATCAGCCGGGACAGACCCGCCCGCAGATCGACAGCCAGGAAAGCCTCCTCCCGGGGCAACCTCAATCCGGTCCCCGCCGCCAGACACAGGGCCACCGCAAATCCAAAGAAAATCACGGTCAGTCCCAGTCGTTCCGCCGCTTCCCCCATCACCCAGGTGGCACTGGCAAAGCCGATGGCGCCCCACAGCCTGAGAGTTCCGTAATCCCCGCCCGTCCGCTGGACAGCGCTGAGGGCGATGCTGTCGGAGATCGGCACGATCGCACTCTGAAAGGCAGCCAGCACACCCGCCAACACCACCATCCAGACATAGGAGTCCAACCCGAGATAAACCAGCCCCAAGGTCCCGGTCATCAGCAGGGTGAAAACCAACACCTGATTGGGACGACGGGTGTAATCACAGATCATCCCCCAAAAGGGCTGAACCAGCATCATCACGATGGGTCCGATTGCCAGAATGATCCCGATTTCCCCCCCGCTCAAGCCCACCTCATTTTTGAAATAGACGCTCAATAACGGGAAAAACCCTCCAAATCCAAAAAAGAACAAATAATAAAAAAGACTGAAAGAAATCCGTCCGCTCTTCTCTCCCTGTTTCAAACCGCTTCTCCCTCTCCCATGCCGTGCTTGTCCCATCCTAGCCCGGCTCAATCATCCCATTATTGTACTTCACCCCGCCCCCACTTCCAAGCAAAATTTGTTTTGAAGGAAAAAGCCGGGCCCAAACAGCCCGGCCGCTCCTTTATGATTTTTCCGGAAATTCCGCCACCACACGCGTCCCCAGGCCGCCCCGGGGATTCCAGAGGGCTTCCACTCTCATCCGCTTCGGTTTGGCCACTGCCGCCAGTTCCTCTAAAATACGACGGGTGGCATGCTCCTGATAGATGCCCACATTACGATAAGAAGTGAGGTAATACTTCAATGACTTCATCTCGATCAGATGGCGGTCCGGCACAAAGGTGATCTTGATCTCTGCAAAGTCAGGCAGACCCGACCAGGGACAGACAGAGGTGAACTCCGCCGTCGGGATCTCCACCTCCACCTCTTTCCCCGGATATTCGTAAGGAATCGTCTCCAGGATCTCCGTCAGAATCACCGACTCATCCTGGGTGTCAAAGCGGATGTTTTGGTATTTGCTGTGATCCACTTTCACGTTGCCCATGAAGCCTCTCCTCCTTCAATCCTCGGTGTTTCTTCCTTGCCGGTTCCGTTACGGATCCGTCCGGCCAGCGCCATCAACCGGTCCTTTTCGCGATCCATGCAACTTCTCCTTTCTTCAACGCACGATCCGCCTCCATGGAAAACCCCCGCGGAACGCCGCGGGGGTGGAAAGTCCGATCCATGGTCAAAGGAAGTCGGACCGCGCGTTCCCTAGTTTTGTTTTTGGAGAGGCGGGAGTTTCGAACTCTCCGGCTTCATTTTGGTGAAGCCTCATCCATTGTATCAGAAATAACGGAGGAATTGATTTGTTCTCTACGAGAAAAACAGTAACGTCTCATCGGTGCCCTTTGGGCTCACCCCTCCCCCTCCATCCATCGGACCAAGGGGCTGAGTATCTTTTCCAATAACCGGGTGGGACCGGGGAGATCCGGAAAATAGAGAAGCAGGACGGCCAGCACCCATCCCAGTGCCACAAGAATGAACAGGACCGCTTTTTCCTTCCTTCTCCCCTGATTGATCATCCACCATTCATACCGCCCGATCAACAACAGGATTAGGGTGATACCGAGCAGGATCATACCTTTCATTTCTTTTTCACCTTTTCCATAGGCAGGCCGGCGGGCCGGTTGGTCATCCCTACCCGTTCCACATCCACCTTCACTTGCACTTTCACCTTGACTCGGGGAAAGACCTGATCCCACCGATCCTTCACCTGTTCCCATTCCCGGGGATACCTGCGGTGAAAGGTTTCAGCAAACCCCAAAATATCCGCTTTCAAATCATGCTGCACTTTCTGCAGCATCTTCTGCGCCAGCGTATAGATCTCTTTTTCCGCCGCTTCTTCCACCATCCGGACAAATCGGGGATTCCTCATGGACAGATCCGTCTCATTCACCTCAATGTCATCCTCTGCATGAATCCGGACAGTCATCCGCCATTCGCCCTGCTCGATCTTTGGGATCATGTCCACTTGGGAATTGACGACTCTTATCCCTATATCTCTCCGTCCCTCGGGTATTTTCAAAGATATGACTCCATTTTTCATTTCGTTGCGATGCCATAAAACCCCCTCAGTAATTTCCTGGTTCAGTTTTCCAACCCACTTCCCTTTTTTAAGTATCGCCGATCC is part of the Kroppenstedtia eburnea genome and harbors:
- a CDS encoding type II toxin-antitoxin system RelE family toxin codes for the protein MSLAYRTVLKRQAVKFLSKQDKPTRARILSAIEGITRVDGRRTCR
- a CDS encoding AbrB/MazE/SpoVT family DNA-binding domain-containing protein, which codes for MKNPVGIGTMTSKGQITIPREIRKKLNLKQGEQLLFVAGEDEVLIRKIDKQDLIKSLYEKARQSEPEDIPLNNEEQEQMDGDEGYVSLEEAKRELGL
- a CDS encoding TetR/AcrR family transcriptional regulator, producing the protein MTEPDKTWEEWIRLVADEYGLNLDKKDKETEKQKRILEAALHIFSERGFEGTSTYAIAEKAGVAEATIFKHYRSKKGLLLHLVIPAISRVATPYLLRPVLKILDQEKPLEELMREIYADRVDLMERNWKRVKIILVESLFQPELRVALQEHVARAFYQVISERIEEWKREGRLRDDLPTHVIARSLVSIGGGYILTKNLVPELLVQGKEEEELAWMADVLLHGIAGPKERRAFREE
- a CDS encoding ABC transporter ATP-binding protein, with translation MVIRLESLTKRFGSFTAVDGVHLEVDKGEICGLIGANGAGKTTLIRMICGILPPTKGKGTVLGYDMLKERKAIRDRLGYMSQKFSLYPDLTVEENLRFFAGVYTVDSVHRQVEERMDRFGLWEIRREQVSSLPGGWKQKVAFASATVHSPSLLILDEPTSGVDPITRRGFWDLLYGMAAEGMTVLVTTHYMDEAERCDRVAMMSRGRLIMEGTVAQLRSRNQSSLDRERPALEEIFIHMIGEESPRDGTR
- a CDS encoding ABC transporter ATP-binding protein, which encodes MIRLQEVTQRYGEKTALKEIGLTLGEARIHGLIGPDGAGKTTLIKLAAGLLAPTEGKILREKRIRLGYVPETFAMYEEMGVAENLHFYGQLNGLDREVRQKRIDELLRWTDLDRFADRRAGSLSGGMKQKLAIAAAVMHRPDLLLLDEPTNGVDPLSRREVWRLIQGVAREGTRVLVSTQYLDEARHCDRVMLLYRGRLLADEEPHVYRHSFPYRVWVVHDAGGVRGKWLPRLRRESTVAEAYSRGTDLVVWTREAEAVRGMLEKWAREEGTGAVGEESPSWEDVFTRYLMEDGEGEEPW
- a CDS encoding ABC transporter permease, with protein sequence MWRRIGALIRKEFIQMRRDRRTLAMMVLLPVLWLVAFGYAVNFDIETIHVDVVDHADNGDSRELIRQIRNQKDFSLEGIVTVSEGREDLKQGSTDVVITIPQGYTGLPRAKEETLQVQVDGSRLFTAQSSLRKVNEFLLDVQKGNMNRLQEELEQSLQKGATPAIDLSQTPMWAQLERMMPPQALERFQNEWAKGMERQAKESMEERVEKIKEQFPDPERMKPEVEVLYNPDIRSVNYMIPGLVGLVLIFITTLMTALGIVREKERGTLEQLVVTPLRSFELMVGKLIPYFLIAVVDFLLVFAVGIQLFDVPFRGEVLPFLVVSLLFLLGSLGMGLLVSSVSQNQQQAMQLAVLTLVPQIILSGFIFPLEAMPWGIRWISWLMPLTYFLPVSRDVFLKGANPFDYTMEVSVLAVYAVLFLGVAALRFRRNLG
- a CDS encoding ABC transporter ATP-binding protein, whose translation is MIQIKDLQKSFGSQVVINSISFEIQKGEIVGLLGPNGSGKTTLIRLMNGIIRPDGGTIVVNGLTPGEEGDRIRAMSGVLTEEAGLYEDMTGLENLQFFSSLHGLDPQDASIEDLLESFGLTPHRDKKVRGYSTGMKKRLSLARALLHRPSLLYLDEPTNGLDPEGIRFVLDSIVKLNRREGTTILISSHILYQLESVCDRYLFIENGVLIEQGRKAELEERHLGEVRLRVETPLSPRESSFAGYPFQRTGDRELLFTLPDKSRIPELLKSILKEADLYTAHIENRNLESLYFTIRRDSHEGE
- a CDS encoding ABC transporter permease subunit, which encodes MKENKAIWAITRKDMKAVTSNIQVWLPMLVVPLILGVILPVAAVWGIRMFGLERAGNIGFLLQTLNDLPEGALRDRMTSLHTVDQKVIWFGANYMFASLFLLIPVMASSVIAANSFVGEKERKTMESLLYTPISTTSIFIGKLLSALIPSLLISFVTALLYGIFINLSAYPLFGELIFPTWNWVLLLLWVIPPLSLAIIFLNVFISAKVDTFQAAYQIGGAAVLPFLALITSQVTGVLILSPLVLLVLGAVLILLDIFLIRMSTHWSSREKLAGTHL